The Mixophyes fleayi isolate aMixFle1 chromosome 1, aMixFle1.hap1, whole genome shotgun sequence genome includes a region encoding these proteins:
- the LOC142107066 gene encoding uncharacterized protein LOC142107066 — protein sequence MLQQAFPNLQVPTTEGEGPSQARVPSTGTSLPTQLVHSLPEQGTRFHSITDFARKMEGRQETSRQNMEDRVQRIGDSVDHLTSVVEEVRSSRNSTNSLLERLITVHSEISASIQVNNNIQARMAVAMEQNTAVYYQMNQSMAQMHMQQQQQTMHLQMLSMHVMNVSEELRLRRAPGNVSVPLPDWNISGFVPPTPQQRTSSALHTPVVEVRRPESARRRLLQEDPEEEIVNPVPSEEEG from the exons ATGCTACAGCAAGCCTTCCCCAACCTTCAAGTTCCAACCACCGAAGGGgaaggtccatctcaagcaagggtaccctccacaggcaccagtcttccaacaCAACTGGTGCACAGTCTGCCCGAACAAGGCACTCGGTTTCATTCCATCACAGACTTTGCCAGaaagatggaaggaaggcaggaaacATCTCGCCAAAATATGGAAGACAGAGTACAGAGAATTGGTGACTCGGTAGACCATTTGacgtctgttgtggaagaggtacgAAGCTCCCGTAATTCCACCAATTCATTACTGGAGCGACTCATCACAGTGCACAGTGAAATATCTGCATCTATTCAAGTAAATAACAACATTCAAGCGCGAATGGCTGTTGCAATGGAGCAGAATACAGCAGTGTATTACCAGATGAATCAATCCATGGCACAGATGCAtatgcaacaacaacaacagacaatgcatctgcaaatgCTGTCAATGCATGTCATGAATGTCAGTGAAGAGCTGAGACTCCGGCGAGCACCGGGTAATGTTTCAGTCCCATTACCCGATTGGAACATTTCTGGATTTGTTCCACCAACACCCCAGCAGAGGACGTCATCTGCACTCCACACCCCCGTGGTGGAAGTAAGAAGAccggagtcagcaaggagaaGATTGTTACAGGAAGATCCAGAAGAGGAAATCGTCAACCCCGTCCCATCTGAGGAAGAAGG GTAA
- the LOC142143968 gene encoding uncharacterized protein LOC142143968 encodes MSRERRDSSSSSTQGTQEEIVSSGEEWRDRPEERQEERRRQQFVSSVQASTSTQQQHLTESGSDDEEGPSVTRSRRFTLEENEVLVAGVLQHYETLKGAESLKASFKHKQKIWSQIASVVSAVGVRVRSVAVCMKRFRDCKRTTKAKMAAVARHTRGTGGGKPLRLQFKPWEKKMRQILSADLVEGVEGTVDTLDPSTFQPREQDAAQRRRHESEAVPWKRKSKSGDLGYSQGHKGQRSVEGEGGTLLMPRQVAVEVARTASNQENVSRLTKSTHPAKSVEPIKKAHKRRRVIEVDVSEPVADVQQEARPVEEMREEGGTSITLAHSPEESIIPREQVITPVSTFYSQAAMEELASPVGSVTERLEHDSESLTFSPADSLVHEDAATRFEMLQQAFPNLQVPTTEGEGPSQARVPSTGTSLPTQLVHGLPEQGTRFHSITDQWTYTAGLQVKFIRVAMSRERRDSSSSSTQGTQEEIVSSGEEWRDRPEERQEERRRQQFVSSVQASTSTQQQHLTESGSDDEEGPSVTLSRRFTLEENEVLVAGVLESDQLRFA; translated from the exons ATGTCTAGGGAGCGTAgggattcttcttcttcttctacacaGGGAACCCAAGAAGAAATTGTCAGCAGTGGCGAAGAATGGAGAGACAGACCTGAGGAGCGCCAAGAAGAAAGAAGGCGGCAGCAGTTTGTGAGCAGCGTGCAAGCCAGCACAAGCACCCAGCAGCAACATCTTACAGAGAGTGGATCTGATGACGAAGAAGGACCATCTGTAACACGATCCAGGCGCTTCACACTTGAGGAGAATGAAGTCCTTGTCGCTGGGGTACTGCAACATTACGAGACACTGAAGGGTGCCGAATCGCTGAAGGCGTCCTTCAAGCATAAGCAGAAGATTTGGTCCCAGATTGCCTCTGTTGTGTCCGCAGTAGGTGTTAGAGTCAGATCAGTTGCGGTTTGCATGAAACGCTTTCGGGACTGCAAGCGCACCACGAAGGCGAAGATGGCAGCCGTTGCCCGTCATACCAGGGGAACCGGTGGTGGCAAGCCACTGCGCCTACAATTTAAGCCTTGGGAGAAGAAGATGCGGCAAATTCTcagtgctgatcttgtggaaggagtggaagggacagtggacacccttGATCCATCCACCTTCCAGCCACGAG aacaagatgcAGCACAAAGGAGAAGACATGAAAGTGAAGCAGTACCCTGGAAGAGAAAATCCAAATCAGGAG atttgggtTATTCTCAAGGACACAAGGGCCAGAGGAGTGTAGAAGGAGAAG gtgGGACATTGCTTATGCCAAGACAAGTCGCAGTGGAAGTAGCGAGAACGGCTTCCAATCAAG AAAATGTAAGCCGTTTAACCAAGTCTACTCATCCTGCCAAAAGTGTGGAACCAATTAAAAAAG CTCACAAGAGAAGAAGAGTGATTGAGGTAGACGTCTCGGAACCTGTTGCTGATGTACAGCAAG aaGCCAGACCCGTTGAAGAGATGCGTGAAGAAGGGGGAACATCAATAACCCTTGCTCATAGTCCAGAAG aatCCATCATCCCAAGGGAACAGGTGATAACACCAGTATCCACCTTTTATTCTCAAGCTGCCATGGAAGAATTAGCATCTCCTGTCGGCTCAGTAACCg AGCGATTAGAACATGACAGTGAATCACTGACATTTTCTCCAGCTGACAGTTTGGTCCACGAAGATGCTGCAACAAGATTTGAGATGCTACAGCAAGCCTTCCCCAACCTTCAAGTTCCAACCACCGAAGGGgaaggtccatctcaagcaagggtaccctccacaggcaccagtcttccaacaCAACTGGTGCACGGTCTGCCCGAACAAGGCACTCGGTTTCATTCCATCACagaccaatggacttatactgctggattg caaGTAAAATTTATTAGAGTAGCCATGTCTAGGGAGCGTAgggattcttcttcttcttctacacaGGGAACCCAAGAAGAAATTGTCAGCAGTGGCGAGGAATGGAGAGACAGACCTGAGGAGCGCCAAGAAGAAAGAAGGCGGCAGCAGTTTGTGAGCAGCGTGCAAGCCAGCACAAGCACCCAGCAGCAACATCTTACAGAGAGTGGATCTGATGACGAAGAAGGACCATCTGTAACACTATCCAGGCGCTTCACACTTGAGGAGAATGAAGTCCTTGTCGCTGGG GTGTTAGAGTCAGATCAGTTGCGGTTTGCATGA